Within the Thermus albus genome, the region CGGGGCGGAGCCCGTACCCCTGGAAGAGGAAAAAAGGCGGCTTCTTCCGGTTTTGGAAGCGGTCCTGGAGCTGGGGGTGCCGGTGAGCGTGGACACCCGCAAGCCCGAGGTGGCGGCGGAGGCCCTACGGCTAGGCGCCCACCTCATCAACGACGTCACGGGCCTCCGGGACGAGCGCATGGTGGCCCTTTGCGCCCGGTTTGGCGTGGCCGCGGTGGTCATGCACATGCCCGTGCCCGATCCCAAGGCCATGATGGCCTATGCCCGTTATGGGGATGTGGTGGCCGAGGTAAAGGCTTTTCTGAAGGCCCAGGCGGAAAAGGCCCTAAGGGCCGGGGTTCCCCAGGTGGTCCTGGACCCAGGCTTTGGCTTTGGGAAACTTTTGGAACACAACCTCGCCCTCCTCAAACGCCTGGAGGAAATCGTGGCCCTGGGCCATCCCGTTTTGGTGGGGCTTTCCCGCAAGCGGAGCATCGGGGAGCTTACGGGGGTGGAGGAGCCCGCAAAAAGGGTCTTTGGTTCTGTGGCCGCCCACCTCTTTGCCGCCATGAAGGGGGCCAGGATCCTTCGCGTCCACGACGTGGCCGCCCACCGGGAGGCCCTGGCTGTTTGGCATGCCCTTTGGGGGTAGACGTGGGAGAGATCGCCCTTTTGGGTCTGGAGTTCTATGGCCGGCATGGGGTAAAGCCCGAGGAAGGT harbors:
- the folP gene encoding dihydropteroate synthase; amino-acid sequence: MLWLRDRTLDLSRPRVMGILNLTPDSFSDGGLYLDPERALERAKTLVAEGADLLDLGAESTRPGAEPVPLEEEKRRLLPVLEAVLELGVPVSVDTRKPEVAAEALRLGAHLINDVTGLRDERMVALCARFGVAAVVMHMPVPDPKAMMAYARYGDVVAEVKAFLKAQAEKALRAGVPQVVLDPGFGFGKLLEHNLALLKRLEEIVALGHPVLVGLSRKRSIGELTGVEEPAKRVFGSVAAHLFAAMKGARILRVHDVAAHREALAVWHALWG